GGTCTAGTAATTTATAGATATGATGCTTTTTCATAATTGTATTGATTAATTACAGTTTATGATTTTGTAAAGGATTTACAGGATTATTAATACAGATTGCAGTTAGATGATATTATTTATCATAAAAATTATATTCGTAATTTTTAATTCGTAATTGTTCCTAAATAGGAATATAAAGAATTTTTTTAGTCTCAAAAAACTCTTCTTCAAACAAGTCACTTAAATTATACAAGCGTACAAAGTGTTTAAAGTTTGCAAGTTCTTCTTTCAAATCTCCTCCTTTTAAAGCCAAAATGCCATGTTTGAATTCTCCTTCTTCAATTAAGGAAGGTTTGTTTTTTCGAAGAGCTGGTTTTATCCAATGATAGAGTTTTGATGTTTGAGCAACAGCACGAGTAACAGCAAAATCATAATTATTTTTCTTTGCCTTTTCTACTCTCATTTGTTCGGCAACTACATTATCTAAACCAATTTCTTTTGCAACTTCTGTTACTACTCTTATTTTTTTTCCAATAGAGTCCACCAAATGAAAATGCGTTTCTGGAAACAAAATAGCCAACGGAATACCTGGAAAACCACCACCTGTTCCGATGTCAATGATATTATCAGTAGGTTCAAATTCGACAATTTTTCCAATACTCATCGAATGTAAAATATGCCTTTCATAAAGATTTTCTACATCTTTTCTTGAAATAACATTTATTTTTTCATTCCATTCTGCATATAAGTTTTGAAGAGCCGAAAATTGTTCGATTTGTTTTTCAGTAAGATTGGGAAAATAACGCTTAATAATTTCCATTTAAAAATAAAATGATTTTGAAGTGATTTGTGATTAGTAAAAACAGGACTAAAACCCTGTTCAATTAAAAAAAGACTGTATTTTAGTATTTTACAAACCTGCATTTTTAAACTCAACAGGATTTTTATTTTTTATTAGTATACTGACTGGTAACTAATTACTGGTTATTGATTTTCTTCTATTCTTTTTTTATACTCTTGATAATGTTCTGACTCTTTATATTCTTCTCTCAAAATTCCTTTGGTTACATACATATTCCAAATTCCTTTTTGTTTGGCTCTTGCTTTTTCTTGTAGTTTTTCAAACTCTTTTGCAAATTTGATAGTGAAAGCATGATTTCTAATCCAGCCATAGCCTTGTTTTAAAAGTGTAGCATTGAGACACTCACCTGAAGGAAAGTAAATATATGCCAAATGCTTGTCAAATTTATCAAATAATTGCTCATCAAAAAGTAAAATTATATCTTTATTTTTTGTCAGTCTTTCTTCTGTGTAAGCCAATGCTTCCTTGCCAAAAGGAGCTTCATCAATATAAAGAGAAGCACGACTTTCAGGTGTATCTACACCAATCAGACGGACAGTCCAAGTAGTTTCATTTTCAGCATTTACCGAAAGAGTCTTTGAACTTTGATTTTGTTGTGTACCTTTTTCGGGAACTTCTACCACAATCGTATCTCCTTCCAAAACTTCTAAAACGGTTGTTTTGACTGCTTTATCCGAAAAATTAATCATCAAAAAAAGCATGATTTTTTTACGAAAAAAAAGCAGAACTACCACTACCACAAGTAATGTAGCCAAAACTCCTCCATACAAAATATAATTGATTGGTTCTTCCATTTTACAAACTCTATAAACAACACTAAAAATAAACAAAGACAGAATTAGACAATTTTGTCAAAAATAAGCATTTCATTACAGATTAAGCAATGATTTAGAAATTAAATTGCTAAAATCTTATTGGTCTGTTTGCTTATTTTCAATTTCTGCATTCGTTTCAGCCACAAAGTAAAGAGGACGCTGTTTGACATCTGTATTTATGCGACTGATATATTCGCCAATAATTCCTAAACTAATAAGTTGAACACCTCCCAAAAACATAATACTGACCATAATAGAAGACCAACCACTCACATAACCATCAACTACAAAATATTTGGCAATAAACGAATAAATTATCATCAAAAATGCAATGGCAGACACCACAAATCCAGAAACAGTTACGAATTTTATAGGCACATTCGAAAAAGCAGTAATTCCATTTAGAGCTAGATTTATCATTTTTTTATATGAATATCCTGTAACTCCTGCATTTCTTTCAGCTCTATCATATTCTACGTAGGTTTGATTAAAGCCAATCCAAGCAATTTGTCCACGCAAAAACTTATGATTTTCTTTCATTTGGCAAAGTCCCTCTACTACTCTTCTATCCATAATTCTGAAATCACCTGTATCGACAGGAATAGGAAAAGAAGTAATTTTGGAAAGCAAACGATAAAAAGTTTTGGCAGTCAGTTTTTTCATATATCCTTCTCCTGCTCTTGCTCTTCGCTTGGCGTAAACCACTTGATAGCCTTCTTTGAGCTTTTCCCACATCGGTTCTATAAGTTCGGGTGGGTCTTGCAAATCAGCATCAATAATAACAACGGTTTGTCCTTTGCAATAATCTAAACCAGCCGAAACAGCAATCTGATGACCAAAATTTCGGCTCAAATCAATGAATTTTACATTATCATCTTCAAGAGAAAGTTTTTTTACGAGTTCTAACGAATCATCTTTACTTCCATCATTTATAAAAATAAGTTCATACGTCTTTGCCAAATTAGAAACTACTTTAGTAAGTCTTTCATGAAGCAAATGAATATTTAGAGATTCATTGTAGATAGGAATAATGACAGAAAGCTCAATCATGGAAATGATGAATTATTGATTGTAAATGATGAATGAATGCAAATACAAAAGTACGGATTGTTTTTTTATTAGAATCAATTAAATCGGTAGTGTTCCATTCTGAATACTATTAAATATTTTCTCTCAGCTTCTTTGGTTTAGTTATTAAAAAAACCTTTTACCTTTTCAAAATATGCAAATATTCCATTGTTGCGTTGGCTTTGTGTTCTCTGTTGATGTCTTTATCAGCTTTGAAACGTTGGTATTCTGTTTTTTCTAACGAGTATGAACCGTATTTATTCATTATTCTTTTTATAGTTTCTAAGTTCATCAAACCTTCATTGTTGTAGCTTAAAAAGATAAACTCAAAATCTGCATTTTTTATTAATTCTTCAAAAGCAGTTTCTACTTCATTTTTTTTGCAATATTTCGAACGCTCATATTCTCTCAAACCTGTTTTTCCTTTGGGTTCAAAAAATGATAACTTGCCTTGTACTGACGAGCATTATAGGATGGCTTTAAATAGAAAATAAATTTTTATTGAAAAAAAAGCAACTATCTTTAAATTATTGTGTCTATAAAACAAATAAACTTTAATTCTAAAGCACAAGAATTAATTACATACATTGAAAAAACATGAAAAATACAATCTTTCTATTATTTATCGGAATTATGATTGCCTCTTGTAATCAAAAAACAAATTCAACAAAAGAATCAACAGAATTAACAGAAAAGAATACACTTACAGCAGATTCACTAACAAATGAGTTGAATGAAATTTATAAAAGAGGGTATATAAATGGATTTTCTGTAGCTATAGTAAATCCGAATGAAAAACTTTATCAGAACGGTTTCGGATATGCTAATATTGAAGATAAAAAAGAATATACTGAAAATACAATTCAAAATATTGCCTCTATTTCTAAAATTTCTATTGCAGTTGCACTTCTCAAAGCCAAAGAAATGGGATTATTAGAACTGGATGATGCAATCAATAAACACTTACCTTTTGAAGTTTTGAATCCTTATTTTCCTAATGAAGAAATTACAATTAGACAGTTAGCTACACATACATCTTCCATTGTTGATTCGGATTTCTACTGGGAAAAAGTTTATGTATTAAAAGATAAATTAAGTGATGAGCAAGCCAAAAATAAAGAGTTTGTAGATTTTTTTAATACTCCAGATAGCTACCTTCCATTGTCGGAGTTTCTTGAAAAAATGTTGCATAAGGATTCAGAATGGTTTAAAAAAGAAACTTTTGCAAACAGAAAACCAGGAGAGTTTAATGAGTATAGCAATATAGGAGCTGCTTTATGTGCTTTAGTTATAGAATCTGCAGCTAAGACTCCTTTCAATGAATTTACTAAAAAACATATTTTCACACCTTTAGAAATGAATTCTACAGGATGGTTTTTTGATGAGGTTGATTTGGAT
This is a stretch of genomic DNA from Bernardetia sp. MNP-M8. It encodes these proteins:
- the rsmG gene encoding 16S rRNA (guanine(527)-N(7))-methyltransferase RsmG, producing MEIIKRYFPNLTEKQIEQFSALQNLYAEWNEKINVISRKDVENLYERHILHSMSIGKIVEFEPTDNIIDIGTGGGFPGIPLAILFPETHFHLVDSIGKKIRVVTEVAKEIGLDNVVAEQMRVEKAKKNNYDFAVTRAVAQTSKLYHWIKPALRKNKPSLIEEGEFKHGILALKGGDLKEELANFKHFVRLYNLSDLFEEEFFETKKILYIPI
- a CDS encoding glycosyltransferase family 2 protein; this encodes MIELSVIIPIYNESLNIHLLHERLTKVVSNLAKTYELIFINDGSKDDSLELVKKLSLEDDNVKFIDLSRNFGHQIAVSAGLDYCKGQTVVIIDADLQDPPELIEPMWEKLKEGYQVVYAKRRARAGEGYMKKLTAKTFYRLLSKITSFPIPVDTGDFRIMDRRVVEGLCQMKENHKFLRGQIAWIGFNQTYVEYDRAERNAGVTGYSYKKMINLALNGITAFSNVPIKFVTVSGFVVSAIAFLMIIYSFIAKYFVVDGYVSGWSSIMVSIMFLGGVQLISLGIIGEYISRINTDVKQRPLYFVAETNAEIENKQTDQ
- a CDS encoding serine hydrolase domain-containing protein, whose translation is MKNTIFLLFIGIMIASCNQKTNSTKESTELTEKNTLTADSLTNELNEIYKRGYINGFSVAIVNPNEKLYQNGFGYANIEDKKEYTENTIQNIASISKISIAVALLKAKEMGLLELDDAINKHLPFEVLNPYFPNEEITIRQLATHTSSIVDSDFYWEKVYVLKDKLSDEQAKNKEFVDFFNTPDSYLPLSEFLEKMLHKDSEWFKKETFANRKPGEFNEYSNIGAALCALVIESAAKTPFNEFTKKHIFTPLEMNSTGWFFDEVDLDKFSKLYIDKTELPHYIGLTYPDGHLITSSSDLAKLLEELIKGYSGNGTLLNKDSYSELFKSQLEKKHFEEGDNDNVGIFIEKLITRNVIGHSGSDLGVFTLMFFDPEKKIGRILIKNTESESDEANQAFWDVWNTLEKYQDRLE
- a CDS encoding thermonuclease family protein; the protein is MEEPINYILYGGVLATLLVVVVVLLFFRKKIMLFLMINFSDKAVKTTVLEVLEGDTIVVEVPEKGTQQNQSSKTLSVNAENETTWTVRLIGVDTPESRASLYIDEAPFGKEALAYTEERLTKNKDIILLFDEQLFDKFDKHLAYIYFPSGECLNATLLKQGYGWIRNHAFTIKFAKEFEKLQEKARAKQKGIWNMYVTKGILREEYKESEHYQEYKKRIEENQ